Genomic DNA from Lepus europaeus isolate LE1 chromosome 15, mLepTim1.pri, whole genome shotgun sequence:
AAGCAACACAAATAtagaattaataaacaaaaagcaatgcatagattaaaatataaatgagacAATCAAAGGAAATTCAGAGGGAAAACATGAGGAAATGaaacaatgaaaggaaaaagTTTCAATAGACAATAAACATTAggtataataaaagaaaattttcatgcATGAAATGTAAACTAAATCTGGCCACATAAAGAACATGCCTTGTTCAATGTTAAACTGATACTGAATAATCAATTCTGTGACAACCTGATTTTAAATTAACTGAAGGTCAATGAAAATGAGGTTCATCATTTCATAGTCCAAAATAGCAAGTTATCTATAATCTGGCCTCAGACTTCTCCCAGGAACTTTCCATTTTAAGACATGAAGAAATGTCTTCCAAATCTtgaggatttaaaaaataatttggagctggttttgaggaacagtgggttaagaACCTACTAGTGatgatgacatcccatatgagtgccagttaagAGTCTCAgatttccacttctgatacagttccctggtaatgcatctaggaaagcagcagaagacagcccaagtacttgggcccctgccattcctgCAGGAGATTTGGACAGAATtatgggctcctggcatcagcctttcctggcagttgtggccatctggagagtgaaccagcagttggaagatatctctgtctgtctctctctccccctctctgcattctctcctctttctaattctgcctttcaagtaaataaataaatcttaaaaaaaaaaataaagtgctgaAGATTTATCTTTTGAGTATACAggtaaagaaaatactttcatcATTCAACAATTAAAATAGCATTCAATCCAATACAGTATAGAATGAAGGCTAAACATATACATGAATGATACTTTCTGAGCACATAACATAAGTGGTATAATGTAAAACtaacacaaaaaatacaaaattgtaaGAGGGTAGCAGGAAGTCAATACTACATAAAACTGAGAGatgaagttaaattttaaaatcttttaagtttttcatgatttgttttcttcatatcAGAGGGATCTCTCCCGAACTAAAACCAtttgaaacaaagaaatatttatgtGACCCTGGTGTGACACAAAGCAGCtgcttgcattgccagcatctcatatcagaactCTGGTTCacgttccagctactctgcttacaatccacctccttgctaatttgCCTAGAAAAAAATAGCCcaatggagccagcactgtggtgttgccattaaagcctctgcctacagtgccagcaccttatatgggcaccggttcaagtcctggctactctacttcctatccagctctctgctatagcctgggaaagcagtagaggatggcccaagtagttagaCCCCTGCATccgttggacccctgcatctgcgtgggagacttggaagctcctggctactggtatCGCATCAGCACAGATCCGGCTgtcgtggccacttggggagtgaaccagcagagggagacctctctctctctctctttgcctctgcctctctgtaactctgccattcaaacaaacagaaaaaagaatggCTCAACTGCCAGGGACTAGAgcacatggggaacctggatggattcctggctcctgactttggcttagcccatccccagctgaacatggccatttgaagagtgaaccagcagatagaagatctaggtctttccacatgggtgcagggtcccatcttctactgctttcccaggccacagcagagagctggaacaaaagtggagcagccagcacttgaatcggcgcccatataagatgcatgcactgcaggcggcggctttatctacCACacgacagcgccagccccaaaacatctctttctcactgtctcttctctttatctctggcaccctgcctttcagataaataaaatcttttttgtaaaaaataaatatttatctgaatTCAATATCACTTTTTCtatcaaatttaaataaaaattacatttaatattaaatttatattagcATGtacaatatcttccatccatcatTCCATCTGTTGACATACCTTTATAGTCAATGTGTTTAggaagatggttcaaataatGTCAATGATCTGATGGAGGAATTTTGATAGTCTTTAGCTTTCTTCTTTGTAGACCTCACCAGACACCAATCTAGAGAGTATCTTGATCCTGGACTTCTAGTATCCAGACTGTTACAAAAGAAGtatctgggggccggcattgtggtgcagtgggttaacgccctggcctgaagtgctggcatcccatatgggcaccggttctagtcctggcagctccaattctcatctacctctctgctatggcctgggatcacagtggaggatggcccaagtctttgggcccttgcacccgcgtgggcaacctggaagaagctcctggcttcagatcggcgcagctccggtagttgcggccatctagggagtgaaccagtggatggaacacctctctctgtgactcctgtaactctttaaaataaataaaataaatctttaaaaaaaaagtatctgttaTTGAAACCAactagtctgtggtattttgttatggcagtctGCAGACTAACAGTATTATCCAGTATTACTGCTGgccaaagagagaaagacagagacacttATAATTTTATACCATGTATCAATAgttcttatatttaatttttaaaaagtgagttagCAAATACAACTTAGTGAACATATGATGGCTTCCGGTAATTAACACTTCTTTTTTAGGATGTCTCAAACCCCTGGTTCTATTAGTGGAGAAGCTTAAAAAGAAAGCTGAGATAAATAGAGAAGACTGGAGCCAGAAAATAAACCAATGAGTTGTTAGAAGATTAAGACCATTAAATGCCAAGCTATCATGACCTTAATGAAATGGCCAATAGAAGACTATAAAtaacttcagaaataaataagaaatataaataacaaaGGACAGAATGGAAGAGACAGTTTATAACAAGCATAAAGCCTACAGataaagaaaaagggaagaaaaaacaacacactgttaagaaaaaagaaccttttctccttttccaagcgtactatatatatataaatatgagtGGTCAATTAGCCTGGTGCATAAGACTCCTTTCTCACATCACAATACctgggttcatttcctggctctggctctttattccagcttcctgccagtacacCCTGGAGgccagtggtgacagctcaagtaactgggtgagtccctgccactcatatgggagacctgggttgtttccagctcctggctcagaatCTTGACTAGTTCAGCAGTAGTAAGCATTTactcactcacttgctctctttctctctctgactctccctaactcagcctttcaaataaataaatctttaaaaagaaaaaaacgaaCTCAGAGGATACTATAAAAGATACACAGATATAAGAGATACAAAGATGAATTAAACACTTCAAGTAGCTCACAGTGCATCCTgaggaaagagggagatacaAATGATAATTACAAAATCATTTGACAAATGCTAACAAAGGACCCCGACCCCTAAATTTATAGCGCTTCACACAAAAAATGCTTGAGTTATCTTAAAGTAAGAATTTACTACCTTCATTGACAGGAAGGGTTTTCTGGATAAAAGAAATAGGATGTATAAGGCACAAAAACAAGAGAGAAGTCATCATATATTTATTGAAGCTACAGTAGTATAGTTGAATAGATTTGTGGATGAAATGGATAAAGAACAATggaaatcaggccggcgccgtggcttaacaggctaatcctccgccttgcggcgccggcacaccgggttctagtcccggttggggtgccggattctgtcccggttgcccctcttccaggccagctctctgctatggccagggagtgcagtggaggatgtcccaagtccttgggccctgcacctgcaagggagaccaggagaagcacctggctcctgccttcgcatcagcacgatgcgctggccgcagcggccattggagggtgaaccaacggcaaaaaggaagacctttctctctatctctctccttcactatccactctgcctgtggaaaaaaaaaaaaaaaagaacaatggaaATCAGGTTGAAGAAATACTGAAAGCCCAGAGTATAAATTCATTATTCTAAGTTGTGGACAGATTCCATGCCATAGGGAACCATCAAGGGTTTTATGACAAAAAGTGATTAAACTATATATAGGTATTTTAGAGAAATCATTTTGATGCCTGTTTCAAAGACAATTCCAACTTCagacattttcattatttatattatatcatgtataaaaaaaggaattaaagcaGTTGTTCATCATCTTTCTGTCACCAAATGAGAGCTAATTgcttttttggaaaatgtttatttcaccaTAAGTACTACCCAAATAGTGATTAACTTAtgataaaataacaaattttaaacaatattcttctgatttaaaaagttacatatatttatcatgaaaaatttggaaaataatgaaaagaaaaagtaatcccACCTACAATCCTAGCCCTCAGATACACATACTATTGCATTTGTTCATAAAAATTAGATTCTACACTTTAGTGAtctgtgttttattcatttaacagCAAAATGTAAGTATTTCATCAACTCCTTCTATGTTGTTCAATACATTACTTTTAAAAGCTGAATCATCCCAACATATGGATACaacataaaaaatgtatttaacttATCACATTTTATTGCACAACTAAGCAGTTtctaatttttcaataaatacataatgaTAGCACACTTCttctgcacatgtgtgtgtgtctgtatttgaATTATATAAGAAAATTTGCTTTGGGACCTACTTAAACTAATTCAAATATGATTATCAAAATGAATGTCTTCTCCAAaatttacctttttctttttaacacttcCATCAGGCAGAGGAAAGTGGTCTTCTAGAAATTCACCCAAGGTAATCAAGAGTTTCTTCTTATACTTTTTTACATTAAGCATTTTAGTTTTCAGCTCAGTAAAGattctaataaattaaaaacattaagggaaacatttaatgtaaaataatatGCACATGCATCTGCTTATTCATAAAGTTGATCAAAAGCTTTGCTGAAACTTCAAACCAAATAACTACCTTTATGaaagtaacatttttttaatgtaacatgTAGGGAAATTAAAGGTACAACAAAAGGTTATGCaacaggggcaagcatttggacAAGTAAGATGCTGATTGTagcttctgcatcccatattagggtgCCCAGATTGAGTCCTAGTTCCACTCCTgtaccagcttcctgcaaatggtgCACCCCAGGAGAGAGTAGGTGATGGCTGAAcaagttggttccctgccactgacacgagagacctgggttgagttctggctcaCAGCTTCAGCCCATCCCCATTTagactactgtgggcatttggggagtaaacaagcagatttgagctctctgcctccaaaattttagaaaatgaaaactaacAAGAACAAAGAACATCATGTAAATAACAGTTGGCAAAAGTCAGAGCACAACTCATGATTCCTGGTAAAATTTACCTTCTTTCAACTACATTTCATGTAAGatcaaaaagaaaacactttctcttattttaaaaacttgaacaCAAAATTAGTACCTTGATTCAGAAAATGTCACAACCTGATTTTTCAATTCACTGTGTAGTACATTAAGAGATTCCATTATCTGTTGCTGTTCATCCAACCACTGCTGCTCTCTTTacacatggaaaaacaaaacaattagccagataaaattttaaaatgccaacTCAACATATATGAACAATTAATACTACCTGTAACATAAATATACCTTTGTAAGTCTTCCTTTAACTTTTCATTCTTTGACTGAATAGTAGATAGCACCATTTCAAGATCATGCTGCAATTTCTGGAACTAgaacaaaataattcaaattaattgCTTAGTTTTAATCATATAGTTTATTTCTGAATGATGTGAAGTTTACATATTGGGCTAGTATACTTCAGTTTAGGaattaatagctttttaaaaaagcatagcaGAAAGCATTTGAAAGGATAAATACAAAACTAAGTTTCTGGTagcattccattttaaaaatataagaatatgcaaccaatatattttacttttatgctGAAAAACAAATGCTGTGTTTTTAATAATCACACAGATTAGGTCTCTTTTCTAAGGACACTATAAAACATACAAATGAacataatttattaattattgatCAGTTATTGACTATTAGGCATTGCTAAAGTAGGCAGTGATGCAAAGatgaacaaaacaacaaaaagaagaatCCTGACAACTCCAGCAAGTGATTAAGTGCCACAAAGAACAAATAACCCAAAATAAGAGTAAAGCCTTGAAAAATGGCTACTTTAGGTTGTGTAATAGGGAAAGAATGCTCCAATCAGGTCACATCTTAAGAGCAGAGAAAGAgccagcggtgctggcacaccgggttctagtcccggtcggggcactggattctgtcctggttgctcctcttccaggccagctctctgctatggcccgggagtgcagtggaggatggcccaagtgcttgggccctgcacctgcatgggagaccaggagaagcacctggctgctggcttcggatcagcgcgatgtgccggccgcagtggccactggagggtgaaccaacagcaaaaggaagacctttctcctctctgtctctctctctctctcttactgtccactcttcccgtcacaaaaaaaaaaaaaaaaaaaaaaaaactttaaaaaaaaaagagcagagaaaGAATACAAAGTCTAAACCAAGTTACTATCTAGCAAAATAATGTTCTaggaagagaaaataataaacacCAGGGAAGTGAAACAGGAATGTTTCTTAGGCATTTCAGGAATAAGAAGCTATGTCACTAAAGTGAATCACAATAAACACTGGATTTTATGTAGTATCCTTTTGCTTCTGGAATGCATTAGCCAAGGGtttccattagttttttttttttttttttttttttaagatttattttatttatttgaaagacagaattacagagagaggtagagacagggaggtgttccatacgctggttcattccccagatggccgcaactgccggagctgcgccgatctgaagccaggagcttcttccgggtctcccacatggctgcaggggcccaagcactgggccatctactaccgctatcccaggccatagcagaaagctggatcagaagaggagcagcagtctgagactagaaccggcatccatatgggatgccagcgcttcaggccagggcgttaacccgctgcgccacagtgctgggccctccaTTAGCTTTTATAAATCAAATCAGTAAATATATTaaagtatatataagtatatattaaagATGTATATTATAAACCTTAAATCCACTATggggagaaagaagaaataataagacAACAGTAATTTTAAATGGgtctattttcaaaaatatacaatctaagaaagtgggaaaagaaaaatcaggaacAGATATTTTATAGGAcaatcagggccggcactgtggcgtgagtaaagccgctgcctgcagagcaggcatcccatatagccacaggttcgagtcccagctgctccacttccaatacagttctctgcggtggcctgggaaaatggtagaagatggcccaagtccctggacccttgTACTCGCATTGGAGACCTagaggagatcctggctcctggctttggactggcacagctccagccgttgaggccagttggggagtgagccagcggatggaagaccactctctgcctctccttctctctctgtataactctaactttcaaattaattgataaaccttaaaaaaaaaaaaaaaaagataaatcaagaatgtagattttggggccagcactgtgacatagcgagtaaagctgccatctgcagtgctagagtcccatatgggcgtcggttcaagacccagctggctactccttttccaatccagctctctggtatggccttggaaaacagtagaagatggccaagtgcttcggcccctgaactcacatgggagatccaaaagaaactcccggctcctggcttaatATCAGctcactctggccattgtgaacattgtaaacatttggggagtgaaacagaggatgtaAGATCACACTCCACTcactcccccccgccccgccctgcctctgcctctctgtaactctgcttttcaaataaataaataaatctttattaaaaaaaagaatgtaaatttcAATGTACTcattaattttatgttaaatataatcaaataatgaaattaaattagaaaaaaatagaaaagtatctAGAAAACTTTGCAAACGACATACTTGTATATAATCCATTGGTCAAAGAAGCAATgggaaaataatatattataattgactgaaaataaaaacaacaaaatttctGGGAAGAGACtgcaaaaaacaatctaataaaaaatttaaatcaatgaactagaaggaaaaaaatcaaagaaacaaattaaCAACATCAGGAAAGAGGTAATATcataacaaatcttaaaatgagagtgagggggccagcactgtggcgtagtgggtaaagccgcagcctgcagtgccagcatcccatgtgggcactgattcaagtcctggctgctccacttctgatctagctctctgctatggtctgggaaagcagtagaggatggcccaagcacttgggcccctgcacccatgtgggagatctggaagaagctcttggcccaggcttcagattggtccagctccggcaggtgcagccatttagggagtgaaccagcggatgaagacctcttgctctcgctttctgcctctctgtaactctgactttcaagtaaagtaaatacatttttaaaaaaaaatgagaatgctAAGAAAACTTTTATGTCTATAAATTTGACAAATTAGATGAGATggatacatttttttgaaagatacaaATGGAGATATTTTGAGACAAATAGAAAATCCGACTAGATCTAAGAAACTGAATTCCTAGTTAAAattttttccagaagaaaattattattcaatatctttgaatttttattcaatttacTGGAAAGCTCCAGGCCGAGACAACTCTACCTCTGAATGGAAATAGACGCTTAAGAAAAATATAACACTAATTATACACCAACTCTTTTGAagagaagaggatatttctcagGTTATTTCATGAAGCTAGTATTACCCTTTTATTAAAGCCTGATAAGGATATAACAAGAAAACCACAGAAATTTcagaaacacagatgcaaaaatcataaTAAAGTTCTAGCAAGATTAAATCCAGCAACAAATAAAACAGATTAATATACCCAAGCAGAATAGGTTTGATCTCAGGAAAGCAGTTAATTAAGCAgtggaaatcatttttaaaaatcaatgttctcaggccggcgccatggctcaataggctaatcctctgccttgcggcgccagcacactgggttatagtcccggtcggggcaccggattgtgtcccagttgcccctcttccaggccagctctctgctatggcccgggagtgcagtggaggatggccatgtccttgagccctgcacccgcatgggagatcagaagcacctggctcctggcttcggatcagcacgatgcgccggctgcaatgcgacggccattgaagggtgaaccaacggcaaaaaggaagacctttctctctgtctctctctctctatccactctgcctgtccaaaaaaaaaaaaaaaatcaatgttctcGCTAGCgctgccgtggctcaataggctaatcctccgcctgcagcgctggtacaccaggttctagaaccagtcggggcgccagattctgtcccggttgcccctcttccaggccagctctctgctgtggcccgggagtgcagtggaggatggccccagtgcttgggccctgcacctgcatgggagaccaggagaagtacctggctactggcttcggatcagcgcggtgcgctggccgcagcggccattgtggggtgaaccaacggtaaaggaagacctttctctctgtctctctctctcactgtccactctgcctgtcaaaaaaattaaaaaaaaaaaaaaaatcaatgttctcCATGCTGCTTCCGGCTCATGactctagcatcctgctaatacagtccctgggaggtagcaggtgatggctcagatacttaggtccctgtcacccacatgtgaaatctggactgagttcctggtaccCAGCTTTGGTCCTTACACAacctcagccatttggggaatgaatccacAGACAGGAACATGctcttttaaatacattaaaaaattatttttaaaaattctgttcaggagccagcactgtgatacaaTGGGTGAAGCCAACAcatacagcaccggcatcccatataggtggctggttggaatcctggctgcttcacttctgatccagctcccttgttttgtattttttttttttttgacaggcagagtggacagagagagagacagagagaaaggtcttccttttgccgttggttcaccctccaatggccgccgcggtagcgcgctgcggccggcgcaccgcgctgatccgatggcaggagccaggtgcttctcctggtctcccatggggtgcagggcccaagaacttgggccatcctccactgcactccctggccacagcagagagctggcctggaagaggggcaaccgggacaggatcggtgccccaaccgggactagaacccggggtgccggcgccgcaaggcggaggattagcctagtgatccagctcccttgtaacatgcctgagaaagcagtggaggacggcccaagtgctgggacccctgcacccaagtgggagaactggatgaagctcctcactcttggcttcaatctggcccagtcctggctgttgtagccatttggggagtacaccacaATGAAAGATCGCtcgctagctctctctctctctctctctctctctctctctctctccccctcattcttttgctctccctctctgtctcccctcacctctgtaattctgcctttcaaataagtaaatcaatctttaaagaaaaaaaaataaaattctggggcaggcattgtggcatagcagataaagctgccacctgtaacgctgatatcccatgtgggcccccATTCATATCtcagctgctctttttccaatccagctccctgctaatatcctgggaaaagcaacagaagatggctcagttgtttgagcccctgccacccacgtgggtaacTGTGGCAAGAAGTATCTGcaacaagaagctcctggctcctggaccagccctagcatcatggtcacttggggagtgaaccagtgtgtagaAGATCTcgcttactctgtctctccccttctctctatgactctgcttttcaaacaaatctttaaaaaaagaaaaaaaattctatccaataaaacaacaaaaaaggaaaatttaatatGATTTCAGAGTGGTTTCATCCTATTTCTTATGGCATGAACTTACCTAAAACAGTTCTAATTATAAATTACTAGGGATTAGTACAAATTCATTAACTAACTTACCTCTTCTTTTCCCAATGTTACCAGAACATCATCATTTAAGGGAGCTACTAcaaagagcaaaacaaaacaaaattatatatagGCTTAGTTAATTCTCAATAATTCAATTTTGTGACTTTTTAAGAAaaccttttccatttctttatatatCATACAACTTTTTATGAAAtgtatgcattttataaaattttatttactatcTTGCATATATAACCAGCTACATGTAATTTTAGATATATTTGGCCATATTTATACATtttgctctttcttcttttcctcttttttttacaAGTTTAAAAGTAAACTTGATTTACAGTGTTCTCAAACATCTGTCTCTGCACTCCCAGGAtcctatgcatatatatacatatagacatacacacacatataaatgtaAAAAGGTTATTACTTTTATCATTGCTGACTTTATAAGGAcagtatatcatatatattattcTCATCTTGTTTTCACTCAACAAAACTCCCACAGAAATCTTTTATATCCATCAGATATATATTTAATTCATAATTTTAACACTACATAATATTCCAATGTGCATGTATCACAACAAACTGATTCCCTGACAGAGCATTAACTTTGTGTTTATAGTCTCTAGCCACAACAAACAAGGATGTAGTAAAcatcttttttatgtcttcatgtaCTAGTGCTTTCATTTCCATGGAACAGTTTTCCAGAGATGAAATTTTGCAGAATGAAATAAGCATTTGAATTTTAATAGAAGATGCCAGATGGAATGAACAAATATTATAAACTCTTGTAAAATTTTTGCTAGTCTGATAAGTAGAAATGAATATTTAAGATGggaactcacttttttttttttttttttttgacagagttagacagtgagagagagagacagagagaaaggtattccttccgttggttcactccccaaatggccgctatggccggcacgctgcgccgatctgaatccagaagccaggtgcttcttcctggtctccatgcgggtgcagggcccaggcacttgggccatcctctactgccttcccgggccacagcagagagctggattcgacgaggagcaaccgagactagaacccagccccatgtgggatgccgggcaccacaggcagaggattaacctagtgagccacggcaccggccccggaactcactttctttgtttctttttctttcttttttttttttttttcttaatttgacagagttagacagtgagagagagatacaaagagaaaggtcttccttccgttgtttcactccccaaatggccactacggccggaactatgctgattcgaagccaggagccaggtgcttcctcctggtctccacgcgggtgcag
This window encodes:
- the CENPK gene encoding centromere protein K isoform X2; amino-acid sequence: MSVNQQDLDPDSTTDVEVVTDTEEELIKECEEMWKDMEECQNKLSLIGAETLTDSNAQLSLLIMQVKCLTAELSQWQKETPKIAPLNDDVLVTLGKEEFQKLQHDLEMVLSTIQSKNEKLKEDLQREQQWLDEQQQIMESLNVLHSELKNQVVTFSESRIFTELKTKMLNVKKYKKKLLITLGEFLEDHFPLPDGSVKKKKAEWIVKERDREKGLPFCRWFTLQWPLRPAHRADAKAGARCFSWSPLQVQGPRTWDILHCTPWP
- the CENPK gene encoding centromere protein K isoform X3; protein product: MSVNQQDLDPDSTTDVEVVTDTEEELIKECEEMWKDMEECQNKLSLIGAETLTDSNAQLSLLIMQVKCLTAELSQWQKETPKIAPLNDDVLVTLGKEEFQKLQHDLEMVLSTIQSKNEKLKEDLQREQQWLDEQQQIMESLNVLHSELKNQVVTFSESRIFTELKTKMLNVKKYKKKLLITLGEFLEDHFPLPDGSVKKKKKSIQESTAQLITLHEILEIFLQNFP